From Candidatus Methanomethylophilaceae archaeon:
TCAGGGAGATTCTGACCGGATCGTACAGATACGTCGAAGACATCAGGAAAAGGATGGCCGAGATCGACGAGGCTATGATGGCCGGAGGCGATGTCGACTGGAACGCCCTGGCCGAGGAGAGCGCCGATCTGGAGAGCAAAATCTCGAAATTCGACTCCGAGATCGAGGGGAAATTGGAGGGCATCCTCGCGGAGATCGGGTTCCCCAAAGACTCCATGGGCAGAGTCTATTCTTCGCTGTCGGGAGGCGAGCGCACCAAAGTCATGCTGGCGAAGCTCGCGGTGCAGATAAGCGACTGCGACCTTCTCATGCTGGACGAGCCGACATCCCATCTGGATATCGACACCATAGAATGGATGGAGAACGCCATACTGTCCTCCGATTGCGCCGTGGTCGTCGTGAGCCATGACAGGTATTTCCTGGACAGGATCGCCCAGAGGACGATGGAGATCGAGAACGGGAAGTCCAGGGAGTACAAGGGCAACTATTCCGCCTATGTGGAGAAGAAGAATCTGGACATCGAGCGCCAGAACAAGGAATACGAGAGATACCAGGCGCAGAAGAAAAAGCAGGAAGCCATCGCCGAGCAGATGTTCCACGACCAGCGCAGGTACATGAGCGACTACAAGACCAGGCTGATGATGGTCTCCAAGATCGAGAAGAAAGAGAAAGCCGAGGAGCAGAAGGAAATAACGGTGAAGATCCAGGCCGCCCGCAAATCCGGGAAGAACGTCCTGATGGCTGAGAACCTCTCTATCGGGTACGAAGGAAAAACCGTGCTGAGGAACGTGAATTTGGAGATCGACAAAGGGGATAAGCTCGGCATATTCGGGCCCAACGGAGCCGGGAAATCCTCGCTTCTCAAAGCCATCCTCGGGGAGATTCCGTGCGAAGGAAGCCTTTGGGTGGCTCCCGGGGCGAAGATCGGATACTATTCTCAGAACCACGAGAATCTGGACATGAACCTCACCGCGGAGGAGCAGATACTCCTTGCGATCGGGCCGGACAGAAAGGCCGACGCCAGGAATATGCTCGCGAGGTTCCTGCTCTTCGGAGACGACGTCACCAGGAAGATAAACACGCTGTCCGGCGGGCAGAGGGCCAGAGTGTCCATGTGCCTCCTCCTGCACGGGGAGACAAACCTTCTGGTCCTGGACGAGCCCACGAACTATGTGGACATCCAATCGAAGCACATCCTGGAGCAGGCTTTGGCCGAATACGACGGGACCGTGATTGCCGTCACCCACGACAGGTATTTCCTGGACAACGTGTGCGACAGAGTCGCCGAGGTCAAAGACGGCACCGTCACGGTTTACAGCGGCAACTACACCGACCTCAAAGGGAAGCCGGAGCCGAAGAAGACGGTTTCGGAAGGGGCGAAATACAAGGTCCTCGCGCCGTTCACCAACTGGGTTACGAATACGAAATATGCCAAAGGCGATAAAGTAACGATAACCGAGGAAGAAATGAAAGGGTTCGAGAACGCCATGAACCAAGGGAAGCTCAAGAAACTCAAATGAAGGACTATAGTTCTAATTAGAAAAAACTATAGTGCAACTTTGGACTGGACCCAGTACCAACATATATCCGAAAAAGCGATTGGATATTATGGCACTGTTCGGACGCGGAAAAAGCAATCAACCTCCGATCCCCCTCAAAGTAAGGGAATCCGACGTATCTGCGAGCGAGGTTGCCAAAGACTTCAGGACGGTTTTCGGCGAAGACAACCTCTACGATCTCGTCCGCCTGCCGGACGGCTACGCATGGATATACCACGACGGAAGGAAGACCAAAGTATGCTGCTTGGGAGAGGAATGGTGCTCCACACGCGAAGCCTACATGGAAGAGCGCTTGGATCTCGGATTATCCGGCCCCAGCCTCGTACGGATGCTGGCAAGGGATGCCGTAGAGCTTTCCTCTGTGAACCAAGGCCTTGACTCGAATATGGATCCGGGATTTCAGATCGATTACTCCAGAGCGCACGGCATCATCATCGACAAAGAGCGCTGCTTCATCCGCCTGGATATCAAGGACGTCTACCCGCCAGCGAAGATCTACGTCCCTCCCCAGATGCTCGATCTGGTCTCCGAATACATATCCGCCCGCATCCCGAACAGTTGACGCTAACGATACG
This genomic window contains:
- a CDS encoding ABC-F family ATP-binding cassette domain-containing protein; protein product: MLLKAQSISKSFGPVKVLEDASLQINEGDRIALVGTNGAGKSTFLRILLGDEKADTGELTRRTSKIGYMKQFADVDMNGTVREILTGSYRYVEDIRKRMAEIDEAMMAGGDVDWNALAEESADLESKISKFDSEIEGKLEGILAEIGFPKDSMGRVYSSLSGGERTKVMLAKLAVQISDCDLLMLDEPTSHLDIDTIEWMENAILSSDCAVVVVSHDRYFLDRIAQRTMEIENGKSREYKGNYSAYVEKKNLDIERQNKEYERYQAQKKKQEAIAEQMFHDQRRYMSDYKTRLMMVSKIEKKEKAEEQKEITVKIQAARKSGKNVLMAENLSIGYEGKTVLRNVNLEIDKGDKLGIFGPNGAGKSSLLKAILGEIPCEGSLWVAPGAKIGYYSQNHENLDMNLTAEEQILLAIGPDRKADARNMLARFLLFGDDVTRKINTLSGGQRARVSMCLLLHGETNLLVLDEPTNYVDIQSKHILEQALAEYDGTVIAVTHDRYFLDNVCDRVAEVKDGTVTVYSGNYTDLKGKPEPKKTVSEGAKYKVLAPFTNWVTNTKYAKGDKVTITEEEMKGFENAMNQGKLKKLK